A window of Dermacentor andersoni chromosome 4, qqDerAnde1_hic_scaffold, whole genome shotgun sequence genomic DNA:
cagcagcagcatgtgtTACCTCGTTGGCACCTTTGCAGGAATGGATACATGGCAAGTTGAAGAGGTTCCTAAGGAATGGCATCATGCCTAACTTGCACTACGACATCAACTCCTGTCTGTACGAAGCGGCGTTGGGCGTAGTTGGGCGTGATGTTGGTTCACTGCGGGGTGCAGATTTCAAAGACTCAGATGCTATAATACACCGGCCCCGCGTATACGCCCTCTACActgttaagcaaaattacacccttttgccacacaacgatagtcgtcacctgtcttgtccgcatttcctttctttaacgcggcgagcccggtacttcccagtaacgaacggcatgcgcgttatcagcatgacatagcttcccgacaggaaagtagcgggcgcggcgttttcaaggaaggaaatgcaagcaaggtagatgatgattatcgttgtgtggcagagatacaccccaaagggtgtaactttgcttaagagtgtaagaaaagtttacaccctttgagtcgtaccttgccacacaacaataaaagTCATCTTTCTCatccgcatttcctttaacgctgcgagcccggtacttcccagtaacgaacggcacgcgcgttatcagcataacatagcattgccgacaggaaagtagcgggcgcggcgttttcaagaaaggaaatgcaagcaaggtagatgatgattatcgttgtgtggcagagataccccccaaagggtgtaaatttgcttaagagtgtaagaaaagtttacaccctttgagtcgtatcttgccacacaacaattaaAGTCATCTTtctcgtccgcatttcctttaacgctgcgagcccggtacttcccagtaacgaacggcacgcgcgttatcagcatgacatagcattgccgacaggaaagtagcgggagccgagttttcaagaaaggaaacgcaagcaaggcagatgacgattatcgttgtgggacaaatatacaccccaaagagtgcaaccgttttaagaatGTAAGAAAGGTTTACACCCTTTCGGGTGTGTAtttgccacaaaacaataatcgtcatctgtcttgcccgcatttgctttcttgaaaacgctgctctcgtttctttcctgtcgggaatgctatgtcatgctggtaacgcgcatgccgttcgttactgggaagtaccgggcgcgtcgcgttaaggaaaggaaatgcggacaagacagatgacgattattgttgtatggcaaatatacaccccttggttactcaaaactaagctcaactaattgcttgctgctaatagaataacctctaaCTTGTATATAAACGCCTAAACATGAATGTCACAATTACTCTTTTTATCATGAAATGGTATACTTTATTTAATTATATATAATAGgctttctttgacgccgtagcgGCGCTGCAAGCgtaagacgctatccgcaaacgcaaagccctattctaaatctctaacaagttggttctttattctatatgTCTTCACTtctacgtgccccaacgctaacacttGCAAAATTCTTTTGGggtccctattctaaaactctgcATTGTTTTCACGTTGCCCTGTATCATTTCTCGCATCACGTGCCTCCGCATGGTTCGCGTACTTGCTTGGGCATCCAAAGGAGCCGGGCGCAGCTACTGTCTGAGAAATCAGTAGTCAGTTCGTCGTCGGCAGACGACGAActcgcgagcagtggcacgagcgtgtcTCTGTCACCACGTGATCTTTTGTACCATCTCCAGCCACGCTGCCGCATTTCCcgcttcatgagccatataaGGATTTCGCAATAATAAATGACCGATAAGATCAACACTGAGATCGATTGGACTTGCTAATCAACTTCTCTACATTGATGCATGTGTATCTGTGTCCCAGCAGACAAGTTCCTAAAGACAATAGCAGAGTccaatggcaggccaagctgtcgcagTGTAATCGGCAACGCCCTTTTGCTCAGGGAGGCagaacgccggcattccagtaagtaGCGATAGATTGTTACCTATAGTCATTGGAAAAGTAGCAAAATGAAGAAATCACCAGACCAGATCGGTGTATGCGCAAATTTATGGGTTAGACTCTACATCGAAGTCCTGTCAATGTGACTTCTATCTTTCGCGTTTTACAACATTTCCTGCAATCGAGCGGAGAATGTTACACATGATTTTGGCGTCAAAAGAGTGTACCTTTGGAACCTTGTTGATGTGGCACAACCTGTCATTGGAAGAAGAGAAAGCACAGTGCCTGTGAGGGAAACCTTAACCAAAATTAGTGTTATTCATTTTTCTGCTTTCATTCTAAAAGTTCATTTGACTTTCTACAGCACTTAGTCCACAGCAATTGTGAACTTCGTTGTTTTTTTCGATACATCATAGCTGGTAGGAGCCGCATGTTCGATAGGCAACAGCAACTGTCTGCCACTTCGTTCAAGAATGGACCTGTGTGTCCAGGTATCCGTACAAAACGCAAAGTACGCAAATTACGAGAAGCCAGTAAGTATGACGTTTTTAATGTATACTACTCACCGGGACCACTACGAGAAGAGCACATCAAAAAAATTACCACCCATGCTTcccgtacagatggtaaaccagtgaagctgaaatgtgcggcccctgtgtttaccGCTGGGTTGATCCCGCAGGTTTATTAAACTCTTTCTCAATTATTGATTACGTATTCGTGTTTTTTTGATGAAGTCAGGCACACGTTTGGCTTGCGTTTATCGcatcgtttatttgaaatgccgcACATGGGGCTTCGCATAATCACCATCATGGAGGGGTGCAATGAGCGGCTCATTGTGCTAATCCAGCGGGTTCATCAAAGTATTTTTGAATTgtgttacgcatttgtgtttcgtAACGCGTTAATCATAGTGTATATATGACTCAGTTTTGCACTGCAGTTACCAAGTGACATGCCGGGGCCGcccatttcatttaattaaagacAGCGACAGATTTTTGAACTTATGGCGAAGTCGGAGGGAGACTGCTCCGCGCGCGCAcagctgcgagagagaaacgacgtcccTATCGGCTTAGCCAATGGCGCGGCGCACCTTCCGCCGGAGGGTTTCtgccacgacctactgtataagtactgtactgtatactgtactgtatactgtactgtatactgtactgtatactgtactgtatactgtactgtatactgtactgtatacagtaggtcgtggtttctGCGGTCGGATCGCGAGCGTTTCGTCTACGCATATACAGATTCGCTGTTAaagttttaaatgcgtaagcatttatatgcctagccaacgagaaatttgtccatcCGTCACGTAAGGCGAATGCAGTGGCTCATTCTCCCGcagtagggtttctgtggtcggaccacgagCGTTTCGAGTAGGCATATAAAGCTTAGCTGTAATAAAGAATCTGAGATTATTACCGCGGTTGTCATGGAAGGAAGGGTACAGCTTAACCAAGGCTCGAACAATTGCCTACTCCCACCCCGCTACCGCCTTGGGTTCACCACCATGTTTCAGTCTCAATTTCAGTTTATTCTTCATTCAAAAAACAATGAGTAAAtaacaaatagtatgcagacgagggtccaaaagtcaatgactgcaacgggaccctctaGTCTGTTTTACGAATTTCATCATATTCTTCCCTTTGCAGAGACTTCAATTTTCCACCTCATTAGATGTCGCGcagcgtcgattatcgccacaaAGTGGGAATTCGGCACTACTAGCACTTTCCCTCTACTTTTTACGAGTACATCACAGAAATGGGACCATCTTCCCTGAGGAGTGCCGCCATTGTCGATAACAAACTCTTCAGCAAGGCATTAGCTAACTGTGCATAATTAGGAGTTATTATAATGTtatactggggccctataacgtaaaactattccaatatgtttttattccaatctcctggcgtgaaatttgcgtaaccgccgattcAAGCATTGGGCGGTCACTCGCAGGGTTGTATGAAGAAACCAATTAAACGCtgtccttgttcataggaggtcacttttgtttgcttgaaaaacgaataacatcgcctaaATTTAGCgtcttgtcttatctaattcgctaacaagaggcgaggatcacgctcaagtggagagggattcgatggggccgagccactgcgctgaaaatcgataaccggatgaagagggtggtgccggcgtatatatgcgattggtccgctttcccttacttagcttgcagtggctagtcgaaaattgcggcggcacgcaacgggagcttaagaatgacgttaaaacggatcctcggcacagaagagttggcagaacgaggtcgtaaacatgccgaaagtgctgaaaagcgttacatggccacgcaataagttttattatacgcaaataaacccatgctctccggcaggtttgagtagccagtgcctgagcgatcggcggcagccatctttttgcagcctgcggctattcagaagaaaactcagttttcttttgcatattaatacatctttaacgcgtacacgtcactttgacgcggtgagttttcgcggtttggtgacgtcgcgtgacaggcaggtgcaGTGGCTGTTGGcctaaaacttttgaccagtagcctagggctaatggcgaaaaggcgtcgaatcagaaataactatttttcttttgttcggtcaaatcatgcataatcagtgtgtacacgtcatatcagatggggagttatcgcggttttcgtgacgtcgcgtgacagacaggtgaagcgaTATTGGACCAAAAAAACTcgtgtctcgtgagcgcgcaggcgaaagcctgcgcgctcatgAGACACTCATTAAATTACTTGCATTTCCGTTCGAATGTATTGTTACTTCCTAATAATTGTTTTCTACCACCAAAGGTCTcgtttcgagtgccttaattaacaccaaatgtagTGGGtgcgactctcgaccttcacgatgccAATAGAAATCCAACTTCAAAATATGGCCAGTTGACTCATATATTCAAGttaggtcgtgggttcgagtgccttaattaactttgatTTAATTAACACAAAAGGTCGttggttcgactcccatcaaaggtcatgggttcgaatctcgaccttcacgatgtcaagtggaatccaacttggagatatggccgctTCGTACATATCTATAAGTTGGCTCGTtttaattttggtgccataacgcaggacatcggatttttcgacccatgagacATCTAAAGCGTTCGCCTTAAAACTGACACCGGCGTTAATTGCCACCGCGCTAATCCTGTACTTGCGGCAAGGCGACGGGCGGATTATTTTATTACCCAACGTCGTGCTCATGTGGCATGACTAACGAGCAACCACCAGTATTTCTGTAATAACTTGGAGGTTGGTGTGTTTAATAGCGTATTACAAACCGCAGGCCGTCAGGGCACCAGTTTGACTCCTAACTTGCTGGGAAACTCCTTTACATTTCGGCGGCGGCGACAGAGATCAGAGTGTAGTAAAACTGGAAACACGAAAACCGAGACTGAGTGACTGAGTCCGATAAATGTATATGCTTCAAAAGGCTGCGACGAATTCAATTTGGCGTTGTGTAGGCGAAATCGTGCTAATGTTCGCTGTAGAACCATTTCTAAGCTTTCAAATTTTCCGCCGTTTACCTGTGGCGCTGTACACGCCAGCGACACTTACAGGAATGCAACGTTAACACCCGCAGCGTCTCTAGCGGCTAGCGTCGGAAGCGCGTAGCAGGAAATTATCAAAATATCGCGTGTCGCAGTGGTGTCAGGTTGGATAGGTGTCGTCAGCAGTTGGCGACCTTTCAAGATTCAAGGCCTCCAGTTACGTGCAGCTGAGAGGCCGTCCGTCATTCATCAACTGATGCTGCCGCAGTTGTGAGACGGCGGGAGGCAGCCGGGTGCGTATTTGACAGGCACACCCCGAACGACCGGCCTCACGATGTCGAAGCACATCCGATGGGACAATTTGTTCACGTACGACACCCTCGTACACGCTGTCGGAGGAGCCGCCGGCAGTGCAATGGCCATGACCGTGTTTTTTCCTCTTGACACGGTCCGCTCCCGCCTGCAAGTCGAGCAGCACCGCGAATCGAAAAGCACCCTCGCCCTCCTGCGTGAGATTCTGCGTGACGAAGGACCGGGCGGTGTGTACAGGGGCTTGGGACCCGTGCTGACATCGCTGTGGTGCTCGAACTTCGTGTACTTCTACTCGTTCCACGGTCTCCGATCGGTCGTCTCCGCAGGCGACGCACGCCGGCACGGAGCCCTGTCGGACCTCTTGCTGGCTGCCCTCGCTGGTGTCGTAAACGTCCTCACAACCACGCCGCTATGGGTCGTGAATACGCGGATAAAGATGCAAGGAGCCAAGCTGGCCGCCGGCGACCGCGAGTCCCTACGCAAGCACCCGCGGTACGAGGGCCTCTGGCACGGTCTGGTGCACATCGCCCGCACCGAGGGCATGTCGGCCTTGTGGGCCAGCACGTTACCTTCGCTCGTGCTGGTCTCCAGCCCTTCTGTGCAGTTCATGGTTTACGAGGCGCTCAAGCGGCGCGCCGACAGCGCTGGCTTGCCCCTCAACGGCGCCGTCGTCTTCCTCATCGGGGCGGTGTCCAAGGTGATCTCGACCGTGGCTACTTACCCGCTGCAATTGGTGCAAGCCAAACTGCGCTACGGCTGCCCACCGGAGCTGACCAACAAGAGCCTGCTCGGAATTTTGATGCACATCGCCCGAACGCAGGGTCTTCCTGGTCTCTACAGGGGTCTCGAGGCCAAGCTCTGGCAGACGGTGCTCACGGCGGCGCTCATGTTCGTAGCTTACGAGAAGATCGTGCGCTTCGTCATGCAAATATTGAGGCCATCGGCGGTGCGCCGCGCTGCTTAGTGAACAAAGAACAACACAAAACTCCGCAAAGGgttcgaattttttttatttctttttttctgctttataCGACGCCCCACAGCTGCGCTGTCGGTCATCTTCGCCCCAGCGACAAACGACGAGACTGCCAGCTGCTGAATTTTGTGTAGGCCGCCTGCAGAAGGTCGTCCAAGTGGCCCGCCAACTGTGTAAACAACAAAACATATGACACCGCTATTAGGACAGCTTGTAGTGGCatcgaaggaaaataaatttaaCAATGGCAATAAGTGCAAGTGACAATAGTTTGATGAACTACTTCTTTATTGGTTCTCGTGTTCAAGAGTCAATTTTGCAACTGTGTTTATTTTTCAATGTCCTGAAACCTTAGCAAGCTTGAATGGAGCGATGCTCTAGTAGTGTGTATCTCCATAGCATGTTTAGTAGAAACTATTTCTGAACCAATTACGCTGCACATGTTGCAAAATCACATGTTCAGTATTGCAGAAGTGCAATGTGGTAAGTACAAGCCCTTCTACACCTACTAGATGGACCTAaatgggcaaggttctgacaTGTTGCAGAAGCCACCGGGTGTGCTAGAGCTGAAATTAGCGTCGAAAATTGATAGCTGGGCATAATTATATCTTTTATGAATGCTACAATGGTAAACTATGGTGCCAAACTACTAACACTATGTTTACTCACCAACCGGAAAATTTGGTATGCTTGCTATGACTTGAAGTTGCTCATTTCATGTTTTAAGTGAGAAGGATAGTGCAGGAACAAGTTTTTCTTTCTGATGGTTAAGCAGATCTTGGTGCAATTATGCTGCCATGTCCATCATGTCATACACAATACATTACTGAATAAGTGCTAGAAACCTTGTTTCTTTCACTCCCCAGATCACGAATGCATTATGTAGATCTTTTCTCTGACAACTCTTGAAACTTCCCTTTGCAGTCGGTGCTGCGTCAGCTAACCAACCTTGAACACTAAACATAGCAATGTTTGAGTGCATTTACTACAGCGGACTTTCCAGAATAAGCAAACAAGGTGCTGTGATAAAGACTTGGCACTCAAGGCACCCATTTGGCCTTGTGCCAGCTTGATCTGAAGCAAAGAGAAGTGCTTGCAGCAACTTTACAAGGTATGCACATGACGCAAGTGGAGTGCTGTGTTTCCCGTGCAACCAGTTAGGAGGAGGAAGCACTCGGCACGACAATAAAGTGATCGAAGCCCTCAAGTGGAAAGCAAGGAGATTTTCCTACTCTGGCAAGCAAGGCTGTACAGAGTGtctaaaaaaaaacagataaacAAGGTCGCATAATGAAATCTTTAAAAAAACAAATGTTAGAACTGAAATGGATGCAACAAACTTGTATATAGCACAGTGCTATTAACATCACTCCACAGCAATGGTACAAAGTTTGTGCTTAAaatatttacagaagaataaataaTGACAGTTACGCTGTCTCTGCAGACTACACCTTCAATAATTGATTCTGACTGAGGTTTTTGTCGTGTATAGGCTGTGCCTAGGGGGACAAGTTGTAATTAATATATTGCCCATATAGAGCAAAGATCATTGCATAGATGACTGCTGATCAGTTTGCAATGGCAAAATGTTATAGCTGTCTAAGCCCTATTCGCGTACACACACAGTAGAAGGGTGCATTTCTGACATACACACTTGGTTCTGCGCGATGACTGGTTTGACCACAGCATGCCTGCTCAGATACCTTTCTTTGTTACGACATGCTGTCAAACCAAAGTGTAAAGCGCAAATGCCACGATCTTCCTGTTGCATAGCTCACAACTGCTGTTATGCGAAAACATAAGCTCAAAAGCACACTTTGATCATGCATGACTTGTACTGATTTTACAAGCAAAGGGACCATCCATAACACATTTGGCTTATCATGCAAGTAGCCACAGCAAATCATTTTCTGCTGTCTGTAAGTGCAAAAGCTATCACGGAAAGGGCAAGAAACACAACATTTAAATAATGAACCCAAcatcgaaaaataaaaaaaataaaagaattttcAGACTCAAGAGGTGCTGCGATTCCTTTAACTCAATCACTGTAAAGAGTACATGTTGCCAATTAATCCTTCATCATTCTTTACCCTTCATTTGCTGAGCAACATTTCCACTCTACATTATATCCAACGTAGTCTTCACTACAGCCAAGTAGGATTCTTCACTGTATCCAGTACATGGTCACTGGTTCACACAACTACACATGAAATGATTTTCACAACACCATTGCTTTTGTTCTGGACATtctctggtatgggagaatgaTTTAGCACTGCACATATTACATCTTCACCCGGACAAAGCACCAGCTACTGCATGGTGGCTGGAATGCTCAGCTTGAAACTGCACGGTCATTCGTTTTAATTGCGGCTACATCTGTTTACGTATCATTTCATATTATGACGTGCTCTTGAATATAATCGTGATGAGCAAACACCACGATCAACTTATTGCTTGGCTCATTACTGCTCTTCACATACAAAATACAACCAAACAGCTACAAAAGCTAGCAGAATACCCAAGTAGAATCCACAATATCTTTACTCAAGATCAGTCACTTACCAAAAAGGATTCTGTCCTTCGTATGTCCAGCATATCATAAagcttgtatctctctctctctgtccttcaATTTCACTATGACATTAATGCTTTACAAGCATAATACACACAAACCTCCAatcatactatttattatgatGCATCAGAAAACAGTGACTGGGGATAATAAACCTGTCAGGAAAGTAGAAATAAATAACATGTGGCCTCAGGCTACTCACATCAGGAGCGTGATGCTCACGAAGAAGCTTGTCTCGGAAAGGCTGAAGTTGAGCATATTGGAAGCGTTCCAGTGTAGACCTCATGTTAACTGCCTGCAATACAACAAAGTAAAATAATGAAATTCAGTTCCTAACCCTGCACCAGTGATTGTACACATCATATTCAAACCTGTTTTGATACAGACATTACTCAAACGCCATGGCAGGGAAAGTCCTTTCAGTTCACTAGAAATGGACTAATTTCACGAGTTTAATTATGTCACAGTGACACAAACGATGCCAGCAACAGAAGTCCTTAGCAAGATGAAGGGCAACCAGAGTAGAAAGCACATAGTTCCTTTACCATGACAAGACAACTTAATGCTCAAGTTGAAAAAGTAGGGAAGAGAGCAAAAACATAACAGTTTCACCTGTAAGGTGGAGCAGTGGTGTAATAGCTGGCGAAATATAATGCACCGAAAGCCTCGGACTGTTTCGCGGGGTGTTTGTTGAAGCGAACATTCACAGGTAAGGACGAGCAATTTCGTATTTGATTGCGGAAGTTGCGCCTCCAATTGGTGAAGTGGAAAGActtgcttttcttcctcctcttaccTGTCTGGACTTAATTACTGATCTCTAccaaacaaccctttagcttcctACTGCTAGATTCATTAGGCTTTTCTCAAatttatatttgggctaccccaTTAACAGCCCCCATGTTATCCTTGAAGAAAACAAGACAGCAGTGCAACCCAGTAACCATGATGAGAAGCCAAGCGCTATAGAAGAAAAAGCCGATATGCTCAATCACTGTCATTCAATGTAGAAAAGGAAAGCTTAATTTCAGACCGCTTCCACAAATGGGAAAGTGCAGGGGGAGATCACGAAGAAGACATCGATGCCAGCTTTATCCAGTACGCAGATGTTGAGCGGGTGTTAGCCAACCATGGCAGCTGCTGGCGTGATCCTGCTTTCCAGGATCAGTATTCTCCATTGCTGTAGCATCGGCAGAGTGGCTGAGGGTAGAATCCTGACCTGCCAGCCTGCTGGTCGTAAGTGAAATCCTCATGGCACAATgagaatttttcttttctctttgtaATTTTCTCGCAAAGGATTTTTCGGGTTCCAGCGACAAAAACGACCAGGGGAGCAAGCCCATAGCATCTACCGCTGTAACAAAAGTGTACAATCGGAGCAGGGATGAGGCAATGCACTTTTCCCCCCAATATTTCCTTGGCAAAATTCACAATGGCATTCTCACTGGTATTCCTCTCAAGGTTGCCTTGAACCCAAGTACTACAGTGAGAAAGTCCTAAGGACTATTGGTACAACAGCACTGGCAGGCCCAGTGCACATCTGCACTGAATGTGATGGGACTGGTCTGTAGATGGAGTCCTGCATGCTAAAGCTGCACTGATGGCTATGAGAGACATCATACTGGAGGGCTACCAATCTCAACCAACTCTATGTCTTTAATGCACACCTAAATCTAAACGGATGAATGCCTGTGCATAGAGACTTCCCTTAGCGAAGTGCAGCCATCCCGGCTGGTTattgaacccatgaccttgcACTCAGCTGCAGAGCCACTGCAATCATCTCAGTGTATTTTTTCAATTGTAGAGTAATACAGGAGGGCTAACCGATTGGATGGCACTTTGGattaacaagagagagagagagaaaagtgttTTGCTTACTCGTTCTTGAAAGAACACCAATAACGTAAGCCATAGTTGCACCATGACCCAGTGCGGAGTTATCACTGGGCCATGAAATTTTGGCATACCCAGACGTTCCTGCCAACTACACTTACCGATATTTACAGTGAACCTGTTATCATGACTAGATGAGGTGAAGGATGTCTGCTGTCAACTTCTGCACAAAATGTCGGCAGGAATTCAAGAAACCAAAGAAGATATAGTGCAATGAAATTTGGAAGGGATGTTGGCTTAGTCAAGGGATGTGGAGAGAAATTATCAAAGTTTTGTTCGTTGAGCTTTGCAGCTCTACGAAGGTTTTCTAAAGTGTGTCTTTTCTCAACTGCAAGGTACATCTAAAAAGAAACTTTGGCAGGAAGAAAGTGTGGCTTATGAGTAACGCACTGGAGATATTTTCAAAAGTTGTATTTTACCAGCTGCTGCAGTAAACAGACAGCTAAACATTTATGCTTGAAAATTTGTAAACATATACGGGTGACCATTCACACTTAGGTACAACCATCGAAAGTATCTACGTTTCTAACGATTTTACGCTGATAAGTGTAAGCAGTTGCCGAGTTGAGGCTGCCAGCAATGGTGCTACAGATGTGGCTAGGTGCAGCATGTGAGCAAGGAAATCAGTAAGGAGGTCACACGAGGGCTGCAGAAAACTTTTGCAGAAACACATTCTTGACATAAGAACACTCCAAGGCTATAACAAGGAGCATGCTGGCGGGTGCCGTGGAGCCTTGGCAATGGAAAACATTGCGCTGCCGGACTATGGGTTGTGAACCTGCAAGGTTGCACAGAGCTGCCAAGGTTTCCTTGCCACCTGCATTAATTCTTTACAAAGATGCAGCAGGATTAAAATTTCGTTTTTCGACCTTTGCTAAGCTTTTACCAATGTGTAGCCTCGGCGACACAGCATCATTAGCTGTAAACTTGGTGCACATTTGTCGACACGTGAGACGTGACCCACTACTGACTCATGACATGGTGAGCATGCTAACCATCAAGCTTTATATAATATAACGCCACCTTTGAGGCTGTTCCTCAAAGCTTCTCGACTGGAAACATCACCCTTCTATTATCCAAGTCATTTATCCGAGTCTCGATTCCTTCAACATGGCACTGTTTCATAAACATTTGTGTAATCAAATGAGAAGCAATGTACAGATCGGTAGTCGGTGCAGTCTGGCCAATCGGCAGGGTGCTCACCTTTTCTTCAAGTTGGGCACTGGTGCTGGGGAAGCACGTCCAGAAGTGCCGCAAAAGCTCAAACTGGGCCGTGTAGATGCTGCGAAGATCTCGCTGCACATCCACGCTCACTGTGTCTGTAGAAGGAGCAAGACA
This region includes:
- the PMP34 gene encoding peroxisomal membrane protein PMP34, producing the protein MSKHIRWDNLFTYDTLVHAVGGAAGSAMAMTVFFPLDTVRSRLQVEQHRESKSTLALLREILRDEGPGGVYRGLGPVLTSLWCSNFVYFYSFHGLRSVVSAGDARRHGALSDLLLAALAGVVNVLTTTPLWVVNTRIKMQGAKLAAGDRESLRKHPRYEGLWHGLVHIARTEGMSALWASTLPSLVLVSSPSVQFMVYEALKRRADSAGLPLNGAVVFLIGAVSKVISTVATYPLQLVQAKLRYGCPPELTNKSLLGILMHIARTQGLPGLYRGLEAKLWQTVLTAALMFVAYEKIVRFVMQILRPSAVRRAA